One stretch of Euphorbia lathyris chromosome 7, ddEupLath1.1, whole genome shotgun sequence DNA includes these proteins:
- the LOC136235091 gene encoding vinorine synthase-like: MEIEVISRQSIKPSSPTPIHLKIYKLSLLDQLMPSAHVPMIFFYGRIDLLEIPARLQTLKQSLSEALTSFYPFAGKVKDDLYIDCNDDGVSYIEAKVNCCLSDILKQPDREKEAMFKLLPGDFGSSGTPVAMIQVNVFNCGGIAIGTKTSHKIIDGPTSTAFLKAWAAIARGTTTTTPTPRFEPSFVAPSLFPQNDSLPKAASLAIWPSLIKFGKGVTKRFVFYASAVAELKSRASSTSFVAHPTRVEAVSAFIWQCTMVASKAKNGHQKPSVLSLIVNLRGKKNTHLPENSIGNLLWMASAESSADSGKELSFLVGILRESILKINGEYVQKLSGKDGFFRVCECLQEFGDLYGNPGSDYLTFSSLCKVGIYETDFGWGKPIWVSPGGGVYGPFFQNLLFLNDTSVGDGIEAWLTLDEQDMDVLESESQILSFASLNPSPLELCN; this comes from the exons ATGGAGATTGAAGTAATTTCCAGACAAAGTATAAAACCATCTTCCCCAACTCCAATTCACTTGaaaatctacaaactttctCTTCTAGATCAGCTGATGCCTTCTGCACATGTTCCGATGATCTTCTTTTACGGGCGAATAGACTTGCTCGAAATCCCTGCAAGATTACAGACACTGAAGCAGTCTTTATCAGAAGCCTTAACTTCCTTCTACCCTTTTGCAG GGAAGGTGAAGGATGATCTTTACATAGATTGCAATGATGACGGAGTTTCTTACATTGAAGCCAAAGTCAACTGTTGTCTTTCAGACATCCTGAAACAGCCTGATAGAGAAAAAGAAGCAATGTTCAAGTTACTTCCCGGCGATTTCGGATCGTCGGGAACACCGGTGGCAATGATTCAAGTTAACGTCTTTAACTGCGGCGGAATCGCCATAGGGACTAAAACTTCACACAAGATCATTGATGGACCTACATCAACTGCATTCCTCAAAGCATGGGCAGCCATTGCTCGGGGGACGACGACAACCACACCGACACCAAGATTCGAACCCAGTTTCGTCGCGCCATCTCTCTTTCCACAGAATGACTCTCTACCTAAAGCTGCATCCCTAGCTATATGGCCATCATTGATCAAATTCGGCAAGGGGGTAACAAAAAGATTCGTTTTTTACGCATCAGCGGTAGCCGAACTCAAGTCCCGAGCTTCTTCGACGTCATTCGTGGCTCACCCAACTCGTGTCGAGGCCGTCTCGGCCTTTATATGGCAATGCACAATGGTAGCTTCAAAAGCAAAAAATGGTCACCAAAAACCATCTGTTTTGTCACTAATTGTGAACCTAAGAGGAAAAAAGAACACCCATTTGCCTGAAAATTCAATTGGGAATCTACTATGGATGGCAAGTGCAGAATCTAGTGCAGATTCAGGAAAAGAATTGAGTTTCTTAGTGGGTATTTTGAGGGAATCTATTCTGAAAATCAATGGGGAATATGTCCAAAAATTGAGTGGTAAAGATGGGTTTTTTAGGGTATGTGAGTGTCTCCAAGAATTTGGGGATTTATATGGTAATCCAGGGAGTGATTACTTGACATTTAGTAGTTTGTGTAAAGTTGGGATTTATGAGACTGATTTTGGATGGGGAAAGCCTATTTGGGTTAGTCCTGGAGGTGGAGTTTATGGACCATTTTTTCagaatttgttgtttttgaaTGATACAAGTGTTGGTGATGGGATTGAAGCTTGGTTAACCTTGGATGAACAAGATATGGATGTTTTAGAAAGTGAAAGTCAAATACTTTCATTTGCTAGTTTGAATCCAAGTCCCCTTGAATTATGTAACTAA
- the LOC136201296 gene encoding uncharacterized protein: protein MNSLTVKLSLFAPKLSSSSNSNSSSTILVSGCPSISFPRKTKYSVRGRLGLRLRAYNSSKDESASNSSDSKPSNGTLSKTRRDILLEYVKNVQPEFMELFVKRAPQQVVDAMRQTVTNMIGTLPPQFFSVTITTVAENLAQLMYSIMMTGYMFKNAQYRLELQQSLEQVALPDAQEKRDVPDYAPGTQKNVSGEIIRWNNVSGAEKIDAKKYIELLEAEIEELNSQVASKSANGQNELMEYLKTLEPQNLKDLTSSAGEDAVLAMNTFIKRLLAVADAEQMKTSVTETSAPELAKLLYWLMVVGYSIRNIEVRFDMERVLGSNPKLAELPPGENI, encoded by the exons ATGAACTCGTTGACAGTCAAACTCTCCCTTTTTGCACCTaaattatcttcttcttctaattCTAATTCTAGTTCGACGATTCTTGTATCTGGTTGTCCTTCAATAAGTTTCCCAAGGAAGACGAAGTATAGCGTTAGAGGAAGGTTGGGCTTGAGACTTAGAGCTTATAATTCTTCAAAGGATGAGTCTGCGAGTAATTCTAGTGATTCCAAGCCTTCCAACGGCACTTTG TCAAAGACGAGGAGAGATATTCTATTGGAGTATGTGAAGAATGTGCAGCCAGAGTTTATGGAGCTATTCGTGAAAAGGGCACCTCAACAG GTAGTAGATGCAATGCGACAAACAGTCACAAATATGATCGGGACACTGCCCCCACAGTTTTTTTCAGTAACAATCACCACT GTAGCTGAAAATCTTGCGCAGCTCATGTACAGTATAATGATGACTGGCTATATGTTTAAGAATGCTCAATACCGCCTGGAATTGCAACAGAGTTTGGAGCAAGTTGCTCTCCCTGATGCACAAGAGAAAAGG GATGTGCCGGATTATGCGCCTGGGACACAGAAGAACGTGTCTGGCGAAATTATCCGGTGGAATAATGTTTCTGGTGCTGAGAAAATAGATGCTAAAAAATACATAGAGCTACTTGAAGCAGAGATTGAGGAACTCAATAGTCAAGTTGCTAGCAAATCTGCTAATGGACAGAATGAGTTGATGGAATATCTTAAGACTCTTGAGCCCCAAAATCTCAAG GACTTGACAAGTAGTGCTGGAGAAGATGCTGTGCTTGCAATGAACACTTTTATTAAAAGACTTTTAGCTGTCGCTGATGCAGAACAAATGAAG ACAAGCGTTACAGAGACAAGCGCGCCAGAACTTGCCAAACTGCTATACTGGCTGATGGTGGTCGGGTACAGCATTCGTAACATCGAAGTTCGTTTCGATATGGAAAGAGTCCTCGGGAGTAATCCAAAGCTTGCAGAATTACCTCCAGGAGAAAACATTTAA